GATAAGTTCTCAACGAGGGTGACAGCAGAAGCTTGTTGTCCTAAACCTAGGGAAAGAAGGAGAGCAAGGCTAACCCCCCCCCCCCCGATTTTTGCCAGAATTTGCTGATTTTTGGTCATTTTTCCAATTTAAGGTTAAGAAGGTTGAAATTGTTCTTGATTGATGATCTATCTTCTGAGCATCTGCTCGGAAAAAAGGTTTGTAGTAACTTAGCGCAGATTAACTCGCTAGGTTGTACGGCCTCGTCCGCAGAATATAGAATTTAGTGTAGAAATGTCAAGTTTTTAAGATAGGTAGATGATAAAAACCCTAGTAATACTAAATCTGGTTATTAAAGACCGATTAGGGACTTGCGTGGGAATAATATCCCAATCTATCGGAGGGCGCAAGCTTTGCGCCCCTACAGTAACGGATTTTGTCCACAATGTAGGGGCGAACTGCGTTCGCCCAAAAGGTACATTATCAAAGCGCAAGTCCCTTAATTGCCCTCACCCCCCTGCCCCGCCGACATCGGGGGGGTCGGGGGTGGGAGAGGGGAGTAGGATGTCTGCCTCTTTGTGTGATAAGTTTAACTTATATGGGAGCGATCTTTCTTTGTGTTCTTTGTGTCTTTGTGGTTCCTTCCTTTACCCACCCAAGAGAGCCGGTGAGAAGATGGAAAATTAGTTAACCTTTTGGCAATTATCTGGATGACTAAAAATAAAAGAGTGCTGATTTTAGGGGGAACGGGGGAAGCGGCGGCATTAGCGGCTAAAATTGCGGCAATTCCGGGTATAGATGCCATCGCTTCCTTTGCCGGTCGCACGAGAGAACCGATTACTTTCACAACTCCTTCTCGCCGGGGGGGGTTTGGTGGTGCCGCCGGGTTAGCCAATTATCTGCGCCAAGAAAGCATTGATTGTTTAATTGATGCCACCCATCCCTTTGCGGCGCAAATTTCCTTTAATGCCGCTCAAGCCGCCTCGGATTGTGGTATTCCTCGATTAATGTTAAGTCGTCCAGCTTGGGAAAAAGTATCTGGAGATAATTGGATTGAAGTAGAAAACAATCAAGCGGCAGCGAATATTTTATCGGGGTTAGCACCGCGGATATTTCTCACTATTGGTCGGCAAGAACTGGCAAGTTATGCACATCTAAAAAATATCTGGTTTTTGATGCGGATGATTGACCCTCCAGAAGCAGATGCCATCGTACCGGTTGGAAAATTATTGTTGGAACGGGGGCCTTTTTCCTTGCAGTCAGAGCGCTCTCTTTTACAAGAATATAAGATTGGGGCGATCGTGAGTAAAAATAGCGGCGGTGATGCCACTTACGCCAAAATTATCGCCGCCAGAGAGTTGGGAATAACCGTGGTCATGGTACAACGTCCACCCGTACCTGAAGGAGAAAAAGTGGCAGATGTTGAAAGTGTCCTGGCATGGTTAGAAAAAATATGACTCTCTTGATTTTTCTGGGAAAATCATCAGCAAACCCTATCTAAATTACTCGTTAAGACTGCATCGGAGCAGGGAGCAGGGAGAGGATTTTTGAGCATTTGTACTAAAATTTTCCCTACGCAGTTTAAATTCAGTACAGCTTAAGTAGCTGGTTATAATTAAATTAAAAATGGATTTTAGGTTCGATCCCCCCTGCCCTCCTTGATAAGGTAGGGTTGATTCATGAATCAACCCTACCCTTGATAAGGGGGGTGTCTGATAATTTTTAACGCCTACCTACTTATCAGTTATCAGATGTTATACCAAATCCGGTTATTAAAGACTGATTATTTATTCCTCCTCCTGCCTTCGTTATCAGATGTTATTTTTCAGTTCACTGATTACTGATTACTGATCACTGGACGGCTACGCCGTGCCTTTGGCAACACTGAAAAGCTTCCCACCCAATCTAGGAAAATCACACTTTCACCACGTTGCTAAAAGAGATTTTCAGGTAATCATCTTCCATTTTTGCTCCGGAAGGTTTCAGGGCTGCCAAAGCTTGGGGTAAGACTAAATTACGACGGTGATTACCGATGCGAATATTTAACTCGTCTCCAGTTTTATTTAGCTGTATTTGTTCCTTCGGTATGCCGGGTAAATATAACTCCAAACTGTAATTATTTTCCTGTTGAACTACCCGAATGGTGTTTTCTTGGTAATAAACCTTAGTCGGATCTTCCCCAGCAAAAAGAGTTTCTTTCAGTCTTTCCAAAGCGGGTAAACCACACATTTCTTCCGAGTAGAGAGGAACTTCCTTAACCGGTAAGGGATGAAAATTATCGTAAATTTCCTGTTTATAACCCTGTTGATTTTCTTTCCAACGAGCAAAGAAAGGATCGGTTACTTTGTCGGGAATAATCCGATTAGCAATAATCAAATCGGTGGAAACATTATAGAGACTTAGATAGGCATGGGCGCGTAAAGACTCCTTAATCACCATTTTTTCGGGGTTTGTCACCAAACGTACCGAGGTTTGAGTATTATCGGTCAAAACCTTTTCTAAAGCCTCGATCTGCTCATAAAACTCGTAGGGAGCATCCATAACTTCCTTGTCCGGCAGGGAAAAACCGGCGATCGGTCGAAATAAAGGTTCCACCAGTGGTCGCAATGCCACCGACATTCCCTGTAAAGGTTTGTAAAATCTTCTCATGTACCAACCGCCCACTTCTGGCAAACTCAGCAATCGTAAAGCTGTCCCCGTGGGTGCGGAATCGATAATCAACACATCATAAGTACCCTCATCGTAGTGGCGCTTCATGCGAACTAAGCCGAAAATCTCATCCATCCCGGGTAAAATCGCTAATTCTTCCGCTTGCACTCCATCCAAACCCCTAGCTTGCAATACCTGGGTGATATAACGTTTTACCGCGCCCCAGTTGCCTTCTAATTCCATTAGTGCGTCTAATTCTGCCCCCCAAAGATGGGGACGTACCAAACGAGGATCGTGACCTAATTCGAGATCGAAACTGTCAGCGAGAGAGTGAGCGGGATCGGTGCTGAGAACTAGGGTTTTATAGCCAAGTTCGGCGCAGCGGAGTCCTGTAGCGGCGGCGACGGAGGTTTTACCCACGCCTCCTTTACCGGTCATGAGAATTACACGCATGGGGGTTGATTTAAGAAAATTTACATTACTTATTCTTATTATGACGGGAAAGTTAACAAATTTTAGGACAAGAATCAGCATTCTTGGCTATAGAATTCCACTCCCTGACCATCACCCCGGGGAATTAGGCTCTGTTCAAAAAATTGCTGACAGCGATTTTCGGCATCAGCGACGAGAACTTTGGCAAAATGACCCTTTTCGAGAACTTCTTGCCTCGGACGTTGTTCGTAGGCATAGATAATCAAAATATCTCCGGGTTGACAGAGCAGAGCTGCACCACCGTTAGGGCAAATTTCCCCGGTGTGGCCGGGAAAAACGTAGGTAGAAAAGCGCTTACCATTGCTAAGATTGACCACATCTACCTCTTCAAGGGGCAAAATACCAACCCGCTCGATCAATTCTTGATCGATAGTGATACTGCCGACATAATCGACGTTAGCCTCGCTGACGCGCACTCGATGGAGTTTGGCGTGCATTAATCGAATTGTTCCCATGTATTTTGTCCTATTTCCCCCAATTACTTCAATTATTATGCTCTCCCAGTGGGAATGTTTACTAAAAAATCTCGGTCAATGGCAAGGTTCTTTTACCCGTCTGTCTCCCCAAGGCGATCTGCTCGAAGATACCCCGACTTTGGTATCTTTGCAAGGCATTAATAATAATCGCTCGATTCGTCAATTGGTCCGCCGTCTCTACAGCGATCGAGCGCCAGAAGATTTGATTTTAGAGTATAGTTCTCTCCATCAGGGTATTCTATTTAGCCAGACGGGAGCTTTTTGTCAAGGTTCTTTATATTTTAGTAGTTTTTCCTCACAATTCGGGGCAGAATTTGGGTTAATCTCCGGAGAAAGACGATTAAGAATGGTACAGTTATTTAATGAACGCTGTGAGTTCGATCGCTTGACTTTAATTCGGGAAAAGTTAGTGGATTCTCAGTCACCAGAAAGACCGATGTTAACGGTGGAGCAATT
This portion of the Microcystis aeruginosa NIES-2549 genome encodes:
- the panD gene encoding aspartate 1-decarboxylase, with the protein product MGTIRLMHAKLHRVRVSEANVDYVGSITIDQELIERVGILPLEEVDVVNLSNGKRFSTYVFPGHTGEICPNGGAALLCQPGDILIIYAYEQRPRQEVLEKGHFAKVLVADAENRCQQFFEQSLIPRGDGQGVEFYSQEC
- a CDS encoding cobalt-precorrin-6A reductase produces the protein MTKNKRVLILGGTGEAAALAAKIAAIPGIDAIASFAGRTREPITFTTPSRRGGFGGAAGLANYLRQESIDCLIDATHPFAAQISFNAAQAASDCGIPRLMLSRPAWEKVSGDNWIEVENNQAAANILSGLAPRIFLTIGRQELASYAHLKNIWFLMRMIDPPEADAIVPVGKLLLERGPFSLQSERSLLQEYKIGAIVSKNSGGDATYAKIIAARELGITVVMVQRPPVPEGEKVADVESVLAWLEKI
- a CDS encoding TRC40/GET3/ArsA family transport-energizing ATPase, which codes for MRVILMTGKGGVGKTSVAAATGLRCAELGYKTLVLSTDPAHSLADSFDLELGHDPRLVRPHLWGAELDALMELEGNWGAVKRYITQVLQARGLDGVQAEELAILPGMDEIFGLVRMKRHYDEGTYDVLIIDSAPTGTALRLLSLPEVGGWYMRRFYKPLQGMSVALRPLVEPLFRPIAGFSLPDKEVMDAPYEFYEQIEALEKVLTDNTQTSVRLVTNPEKMVIKESLRAHAYLSLYNVSTDLIIANRIIPDKVTDPFFARWKENQQGYKQEIYDNFHPLPVKEVPLYSEEMCGLPALERLKETLFAGEDPTKVYYQENTIRVVQQENNYSLELYLPGIPKEQIQLNKTGDELNIRIGNHRRNLVLPQALAALKPSGAKMEDDYLKISFSNVVKV
- a CDS encoding DUF3598 family protein; translated protein: MLSQWECLLKNLGQWQGSFTRLSPQGDLLEDTPTLVSLQGINNNRSIRQLVRRLYSDRAPEDLILEYSSLHQGILFSQTGAFCQGSLYFSSFSSQFGAEFGLISGERRLRMVQLFNERCEFDRLTLIREKLVDSQSPERPMLTVEQLLGQWRGQAVTTGRDFYNSAAYSTHVSIERQGDNYLSQTLTFGDNQITSSARIEGQRLLFENSPLPVQILLLPDGSSCNTPLKITAGHPFVLEAGWLLSPTQRQRLIRSYDDKGEWTGITLVTEEKESY